Part of the Triticum urartu cultivar G1812 chromosome 2, Tu2.1, whole genome shotgun sequence genome, CAGCAGTGACATTGAATTAGGAAGCTTGGCAGAATCCAAAACACGCGACTTCAGTACTTGCATAGATAGAAGTAGGACAGTTAAACATCAGGCATTGCAGTAGCAAATATCTTGGACAAAGCTAGTTTAATACTACAAGACTACTGATAAATCTGCCATAACTACTAAGCTTCAATTCCTGCCAATTTCCAACATCAACCAATCCTTCCTCATATCCATGGGAAGTGCCACAAGGGATTCAAACTTGCGGTCGCTGCTAGTGAGAATACAGTAGGCCCTCAGCAGATCACCCCGTCCTAAGTTTGGTATCTCTTGAAGTGCCGCAAAGATTTCCTTCGGAGATGCATTCGCTGGTTCCTCTCGAGGTTCATTTGGCTTCGTAGATATCTGAAATGAATTCTTGATATTCCCAGACATGCAAAAGAGTGCATCATCTGTTCTGAACCTCTTCCTCCTCGTGCTCTGTAGAGTGGGTTGCATTGATGTCGGCGTTCCACCCTGGTCTTGACTGCTAGGTTCAGATGCTGAAGGTGAATTTTGAATAAGCTCCCGGACATCTTCAGCACCCTTCAACGCCATTTCTTGGGCATTCTCAGCGCCTGCACTCTCATCTTCGCTTGTAGCATAATCTCTGGAGAATATTAGACTTATCGCATCCCAATTCTTGATAACTTTGTTTTTGTAGCACGCAGCTGCTTTGTTTTTCTGTAAAATAATCACCAAATGTGAACCATATATAAGCTAGAATCGTCGTATCCCAGTAAGAAACAATACGAACGAATTTGTATACCCCACCTGAATGTACGTTTTCCAAGCATCCTCATTGTGAATCACGATCATTTTCTTGTTTCGATCCCATCCAAACTCAGAACGGGCGAGCAACTTGCTGATGGTACTGCAATGCTTGTCAAAGGTCTTGCATCTCGACAGCACGTGATCCCTTGTGATCTCCACATTGCACTTCTCACGCACATCTTTCACAACGCCGAGTATGCATGTGGCTTCCATCCATTCGCTGTATGATTGCCATTGTTGTGATGCTCgacaagaacatcaaggagagcCTGGTCCATTTTGTCTGTCCAAGTAAGGTAACCCCTGTGTTTCCTCTTCCCGTTGCTTGAATCCATCTGACCACAAGATCACACTTGCTAGATTCAGGAAACGCAAGGAGAAGTGTCAACCATGGACAGAGATTGGCTATAAGCTTTGGAGATACTCAAGATGAAAACAGAATTGATAAACATAGGTCACAAATCACTGTCTCATTACGTCTTTCTTCAACATTGAATCTTGGCAATGTTGGACTGATTTTGTGTTAAGCTACTAAGCTAGCAAAATGAGATCTGCAGCATAGAGCATACCTGATGACTCGCACCTTCCACGGTGTTGCTGTTTGGCTTCTTGATTTGTCCCTAGTGGCGTGCGCCAGTTACCCTGCGCAAAGGAGCACCTCAATCATTCTGAGAAATTCAACACCGGAGACAAAGCAGCCAGCATCGAGCAAGGCGAAGTAGATCCGCATCCTGGGGCCACCGGAGGTAAGCACAGTGGCTGTGGGCTGCGGTGGACGGCGGTGGTGGAGGAGGGTCGGGGTACAGTTAGGACAGCAGCCGTAGGCATGGTTTGGAGGGTGGCTGGTGAGCGGTTTGCCCGTTGCCGGAGACGAGGGAGGAAGGAGGGTACCTGGActggagccgccgccgccgccgagcgtCCGAGAGACGGAGAAAGAGGAGGGATTCAATTCTCAGGATTCCAGGGGTTTGGGCTCGGAATTATCTAGTTCTTTTTTTACGTGGTCGATTAATTCTCACAGAATTGGGGGCGGAACTGGCAACTCTAATACCACATCCCGAAATGTCATTACGAATTACAAGGCATCTCCAATTCCTGTGAAAAAACTGACCTCTCCCTTCCATGCCCGCATCCCCAGTACGCCCACAAAGGAAGGTAATGCTGCCCACCGGCATCGAGTCGTGATGGAGGTTTTCATTGTCGACGTGTCTGCCCCATCTTCTGTCTTCGTGAGATCTTAGCTTTCAGAATTGAAAACTCACTCGTGAAAAGATCTTGGCTTCTAAAATTCCAAATTGATGTCGTAGTGGCAATGAGGGTGCATGATTTATGAATCAAGTCTCATTTGGCCGCTTTTTGCTGAATATTGACTTTGAATTTTAATAGAAAAGTTGACATATTCCAATATTGTTGAAATGTATGCATTCAAAACATTAATATTTTGTTCTTGAAGTGAAATTCAAATGAGAGCCATATAtgcaaaaaaaagaggaacaaTAACAATTTTTTATTGGGATTTAAGTTTTGGGGATGGTTGAGAAGCCACCCTTGCAATATCCATGTTTTTTGGGGATTTCGGTTTTGGGAATGAGTTTTTCGCATGAAATTTTGCAGATGGATTAGACTGCACTAACTATGTTGGTTAGGATGGCAATCGGGCGGGTTTGGATGGGTAGAGCTCCACCCGATCCATGCTCATTTCTATATAATCCCATTGACCGTGTCCATACCTGTTTGACATCCAGCTATCCATGTAAATCCAAGGAGCAGTAGAAACAGTAGCTACAAGACACTAAAAATGGTAGCTACAAATGCAAACGAGAGTTCCAACTTAGTGATATGCTCGACCACAATGGTGTCAGAAAAGAGCATGATTACCCTCAAGTGCAAGGACAAATTGTAGCACTTATGGATCTGAAAGTAATGAGTATCGAACCCCAATGGAGCAAGTAAGCAGACTTCGTATTCTCTCGAGCTATATATGCCTATGATACAAACTTCTATACACTTTTAGCATGTACTTTACTAAGATTCTTTTTAATTAGAGCATGAGTTATGGAGGCAACACCTTGGTGTTGCCCCATGCCCCCCCATGAGTGCATGAGACGGTGAGGCGCTGGCTTCATCTAGCACCTGCCCAACCCACTGGTCCCAAGCTATCATCTTTGGTGGGTTCCATTTTCATCTCTCTCTTCGATTTCTTACTCCTTTGTTTCCAAGATTAGAAGAGGAGAAGCAAGACATCTCTTTCCATGTTGCTTTTTCCATCTCTTTTCTGCTTTTCTAGACGAGGAGGTTGGCTCATATGCAGGATGTAGCTTTGGTCTGCAAGCAACATGTTGTGCTGATTTGGGACCATTCGAACCTAGGTGGCAGCTGGGGCACCCGCCCGCGTGTAGCGTAGTAGATGCGCTTAGATGGAAGTAAATGATAAGTTGGGTACTGACAGTAAAGCGTGCAAGTAAATTAAAGAAGGAATGATGCAGGTAATAATGATTGCAAGTGAATAAAGAAAACAAGAGGGGCAGTGGTAAATAAGGTGGTGGCATTTTCCCTACGCAATTGTCTTTGACAACATGACCAATACACATACTGTTACAAATTGATATGTGGGAGAGGCACATACTCAACACTTTGCAGAACCATTTACTCACACGCCACTTATGATTGAATCTTCATGGGGCAACCCACCTGGCAATTGAAAGTTACCAAGGTAAATCCAACCATAGCTTTAGGTTCTTTAGGTCCTCTCTATACCACATAGTACAGTTCCAATGTTTGTATAGTGGTTTCTTGTCACTCTGACCTCCCCTCCCACCTTCATCATACATATTGCTTAATCTAGAGTGTTGATATAATGTACATATGCACCCACCCAGTAGCACAAGCAATAGCACCATATCAACACATATGATTCAAACCAATCGTATAGATCATTGATGCCACAAGGACAAGGAAAATTATCCAAACTGTAAAAAATGATAGAGACAACACGAAAAATCACAGGGTAATGTTCCATTAATTGGCATGTCCTAGTAGGATACTACAAATTCATAAAGAGGAATACACCATTGGGCAAAAGAAAGAAGATGGTAGTGGAGAtgtgaaagtgcattatatcgactagaggaggggtgaataggcgatttttatgaattcttcactgaggaatttcagggtgaggaaattcctaaacgaagaactacttgcagcggaataagtacttaGATGTAaacataatagaacataagcatggtcatcatgatgaaatgaagacaagctcagagtacagaaagcgtaaacacaggataacacaggatgaagacaaacagactgaaaaaattaaactgaggaaattgagaaagtcttcaatcaaaatcttcaaatagatatgaacaagcacacaacacagtaaatgaggaaatgaaagagttgaggaaatagaactagtaagctcggtgaagacaatgatttggtagaccagttccaactgctgtgacagttgtacgtctggttggagcggctaggtatttaaacctaaggacacacggtcctcactgtattctccttgagctaaggtcacacagacctcacccaatcactcgtggtaagtcttcaggtgacttccaaaccttcacaaactcggtcactcggcgatccacaatttcctcttggatgctctagaccatgatgcctaaccatctggaagaagcacggtcttcaaaggtaacaagcgtcggatctacgcaagatcaatctcttcaatgatgctcaatcactttgggtttgtaggggTTTGGGttgggtttcctcacttgatgattttcactcaaagtcctcggaggatgggatgctctcaaatgacaagtatcagtttctctcggagcagccaaccagctagtggttgtagggggcggctatttatagcctagggagcagcccgacatgataagacataaataccctttaatgatatgaccgttaggtgggtagatattttgggacagctggcgcgtagcacagcaacagtcggaattttgagtatcaaattcctcagggctatcatgttcctcattgtgtaggcaatccgcactggcgaattcctaattcctcagtcagaacaaattcctcagagatcagaagaactttgtctctgtcactgaagaaattgagtgagctgtatgagattttcaatggcttcacttgaagggattggtaggtgtgggattttgagttgagcatcacgtggaaatttttccttagtattttctcgaccccctttaacagtacggtgtttcctatgactcaagaaagagaaaatgaaactacgaaaacataagtcttcatgcttcacgttcctcgaatgaataccaagtcttcaaggtcacaccaatttcttcactttcaaagtcttcagaaatccaaagtcttcagtcgaagacattcatttttaggggtcgactttctctgtaaatatcaaaatcctcatagacttatagacctgtgtacactcataaacacattggtcccttaacctataagtcttcaatacaccaaaatcattaaggggcactagatgcacttacaatctccccctttttggtgattgatgacaatataggttaacttttcaacggggataaacatatgaagtgtaagtactgatattgaggaatttgattgcaagatatagaagaactccccctgaagatgtgcatagtgaggaatttgcttttgaagcaatgcacacttgaagagtagaatcatggagatctcctcctatatcttgtaattcatacatgcatttaacatataatatgaagaatttgaaatgcatgatgaaatatggtgactgatgtaattcagcatgcgtgcattaacatgaatgaggaataagcatgcagaaaatcTCAGCAAAAGTATTAGACCACCATagagtttaagtttacaactcgaccgaataaagtctcagaagaacgagagttgtaacttagcaaaaaaacgcccatataagtagacccgcttgaagactaactcaaatttctccccctttgtcatcgaatgaccagaAGGAtcgaaaaatgaggactaacgcccctgaagaacatcaagttgatggaggagcgccagcgttgttggggtcgtttgttattgtagggcctgccgcagtgtcgtccatgTCTTCATGCTCATCGGTTtcgcgtgatgaagaatatgagctggccaccaaggaaggaaccttgaccttttTGAATTTCTTCGCTGGTGGTTCAGACCAGGCAAAGTCCTCCTTGAGTCCCATttgcttcagatcttcttcaccatatagatgtgacagaatagcccaggtgcgaccgaagacttcatggaggtagtaatggtttttcttcactgcattgtgagTATCAGTCATGTTGTGAAAAATAGAACCAAACtaacgcttaacccatttgtggtttcgatccaccttctggtgaagactaagaagaagctcacggtcagtcatcaccctgggagctgtggcttgaggatttggctttgaagcattagtggcagaatcatgagtggcagagtcatcattggtggagtaagatgcagctttgcgaaactgaccatccaatggacgaatgccttcatctataactGCAGcggccttgcccttttcatcaactgaggaatatgtccgcttgaggacttcaattgggggcaagtagctgaggtgattctgaaaatcagccttgtagttgagtgaagaccttattctgaggaatctcataatccaaggtgcgtaaggcttcaactcaaacggAGAGAGTGCAACATTTTCCAGAGTCCTCATGAAAAAATCATGATAGTTGACGGGAATGCCATGCATGATATTGAACAgaagattcttcatgatgccaacgacttcttcatcagtcgagtcgtggcctttgataggactcaaagtcttcgtcagaatgcgatagactATTCTTGGCACATatagcaattccttcacgaggaatttggtccttggggcttgaccgggcttcagAGGCTTCATTAGCACTTGCATGTAATGGGCAGTGAGTTCAGGCTCATGGTACAGGCAACGAGCtccttcaaggggaggactgattGGCAGGGCGTGAAgtaattcagaggccggtgctttGTAGTGAGTGTTTTCGGTCATCCAGTCCAATACCCAAGATTTGATATCATCAGCATCTCCGGTGACATGCAtagttgcatagaattgaagaatgagctcttcattccaatcgcaaaTATCTGTGCAAAAGTTGAGCAGTCATGCATCATGAAGCACACTGAGGACTGGGGTGAAGCAAGgcagtgattccatgtccacgtaaggaatatgctcatggtcgAAGACTTTGTCCTTGTTAAAGAGCAGTGAAAAATAAAAATTTTCTTGGCTGGCAGTCTAGAAGCGCTTCCTTCtaagacgagcagagtcataaggaTTGTAGTCTGTGAAGAACACATGCTCGTCgaagaagtcatcagccttgaatttctgcttcttcgagaagggatcctttggcttgggctgAGGGGTATCGGTCAATTGCATCACCACCTCAGGAATAGCAATATCAGGAtccacaggctgaggaatttcagcttcttcttcagtggcagcctggGTCTTCAATTCTTCATTAATATTTTCTTCACcactagtggctggaatctcTTCGTGGACAGACGGTGTGGCATGAGGTTCTTCAGATCCCATCTGTATTTCAGTATTCACacgggactgaggaatttgttgaaGGGGTGTGAACGGACGAGaattggggtgctgactttcccaaaagtcatcgTTCAATACTGGAGTTGTgcacccaatgtccacatcttcttCTTCACTCTTTTCCtcaacgccggcctcttcagcagtgaactgaggcatgggcgatgagACTATTAGGCTTGAAGGGATTCCATCCggttcaatttcttcatccaactgctctgacgAAGCAACAGAAGGAATGTCATCATCAGATCCACTTAggatctcatattcttcatcaaaaggaacaaggtcctttgatggcatggatGAGACAGGAACAACATCAATTGGGTTGTCAAAAGAGCTAGTCAATGGCTCCATCTTCTTCGGAGCTAAAGAACCTGATGAagttgatgctttccttttcttcacagctgcACGCTCCGCAGCCTTGATCTTCTTCACATCTAATGCAGAAGGAAGAATTGGACTTGGTGtaggtgcaggaggagcagagggaATTGGCTCATTTACTTCAGGCTCAGCGGCAGAAGCTTCAGCTGGCCTGACAGTTTCTTCAGGTGCAACATGATgtcccacaagtataggggatctatcgtagtccttttgataagtaagagtgtcgaacccaatgaggagcagaaggaaatgataagcggttttcagcaaggtattctctgcaagcactgaaattatacgtaacagatagttttgtgataggataatttgtaatgagcaacaagtaacaaaagtaaataaagtgcagcaaggtggcccaatcctttttgtagcaaaggacaagcctggacaaactcttatacagagaaaagtgctcccgaggacacatgggaattatcgtcaagctagttttcatcacgttcatatgattcgcgttcggtactttgataatttgatatgtgggtggaccggtgcttgggt contains:
- the LOC125536755 gene encoding uncharacterized protein LOC125536755; translation: MEATCILGVVKDVREKCNVEITRDHVLSRCKTFDKHCSTISKLLARSEFGWDRNKKMIVIHNEDAWKTYIQKNKAAACYKNKVIKNWDAISLIFSRDYATSEDESAGAENAQEMALKGAEDVRELIQNSPSASEPSSQDQGGTPTSMQPTLQSTRRKRFRTDDALFCMSGNIKNSFQISTKPNEPREEPANASPKEIFAALQEIPNLGRGDLLRAYCILTSSDRKFESLVALPMDMRKDWLMLEIGRN